In Bombus huntii isolate Logan2020A chromosome 11, iyBomHunt1.1, whole genome shotgun sequence, the sequence TTCGTATTCAATTCTATTGTCAAATTTAAGATGAAATCTTctcttcgatatttttctaaaaattttatattcaacAAAAATACATTGGATACATTTAAACCTAAACTGAATACATTTAAACTgtttaaacttaaaataatatgatattataataaatataagtagTATCGCTGGTTCTAAGTGTTAGATCCTCACGCGGTAATGTTGTGATTGAAATCgagaaacaaagaaattacGATACAAATAAACGCTTATGCGATACATAGATGCAAAAACAAAAGTAAAATAGTACAAAAGTAATTACACAGGTGTTTATTCATCACCTGTACGTTAAAAACTACGATTAATACTACATTGTCTAAGTACTTTGAAATGGTAACTCTAATGAACAACCTTACGCTGCTCAACGGAGCCTAATGAATATCATACAGATAGCAAAAAAGCACGTATTAACTTCATcgtttaatacatacatatatataaatatatatattaataatatatatatatataaatatatatatatatatcagtaAAACAATgtcatttgaaaatataattaacaatacaattatatatatatatttttttgtttgcgCGTCATCCTACAGTTTTAATCGAAAGACCGTTTTCACTATTTTATTGTCGTTTCCTATAAAATCATCACAGTTTAAACGTGTCCATTTTCGTTCCATTTTTCTTCAATATTTCAGAACCTACAACACCCGCTTATCCGATTTCTCAGAATGCAATTACAGAAAATTTCAAATCATCATGACGCGCTGCCTCGTTTCTCGCCGGtttctttatttacaataCTAGTCGGAACTCGGACGTCTCTCTCATAAAAAAGGACTTATATATTAGCGAACAATGTTAGTAACATGCACTGTGTAACCATGTAATTCAAGTCAATTTATGAACGAGGATCTCTTTGGGCATCTTTAGTGAGATCTTTCTCGAGCACGATCGTGCCTCTAAATTGAATTTCATCAGTTCCACTGCTACCGAAGCACCTTCACTTTTATTCCTTAAGCAGATCCCATCATGATTTACGACGATCCGCCGAGCTACacgcaaattttatttctaacaGTTTCCGCTGACTGAACCAGATTGTCAATTCTAACGAAACTTCCAGAGGAAAGCTGTTTCAGACATGAAtcatttcttctttaacaTTTTGAAGAACAAATTTCATCGCTGTCGATTAGCTATAACTTCTGCTATCTCATTGTTCTTGCACTGTATTGATCTTTACCAAACAGCGCATTTCTTTTTGGGATTCATCTTCGAGCCAAGAGGGCAGTTGAAATCCTTCGAGAACTCCTCCATGTTGGAAAGTGGCCCCAGAACACGGAATTTACCAGGGCTGTGGAAACCAGTGGTAATGCGAAGTTTCATCGCTTCCGGCCTGTACTTACTACACCAAGTGTTCGCTGCACTGATCCAGAACAATTGTTCAGGACTATAAGGGAGTCCTGGCAATTTTGGCTCCGCATGATTTCTTTGTACCCATTCTTGATATGCTAAATAGGCTTCTTTTATTCCTCCGTTGTCGGCGATATTCTCACCTTGAGTATTGATACCATTTAACTGTAACAGGAAACGAAGCGATTCTTTTTTATATGTCTAGATTTCCTTCTTTCTGGATGAATATTTAAGACATGCATTATTTTCTAAACGAATGAAAGTAagagaaggaggaagaaaTATAACGTTGCATTTAAATTTCTATAGCGTTATTATACATGCCTTCAAATCTTTAAACGaaagatttataaattatgaCGTTTCATCGTCTATTTAAAAAACAGTGAACTCGCGAAATTGATactaaaaaagaaggaaacgaaAGAACGTCATCAATATTTATATCTGTATATGCCTAGTTTCAATAAACCTTAGCGGGCAAAAAAGTTGcgtattataacaaaataaaactgTCAAGAACATGTTCGTTGTTTAAGAAACATTATTCTACGTTAAAATAACTAGTCTACCAAGCCAAATTTCGTGTCTATACCAGCTGTTATCTAACGTTTGATTCACAAGTGCGTATTATGCACGAGTTTGACCTCtgtgagaaaaaattcgaTATTTGAATATCATCGACGAACATCATCGATGAGCGTTATTTGCATCGTAAGAGCTCGATAAAGTTTACGTAAAGTAATGTATAGAATAAAGAGATTGACATTCCTCAATAGCCCTAAAATTAGAAtccgtattaaacaaatatttatatcggtTGACGCAAATGATCGTGGACAATTGAGAATGAGGAAGAAACAAGACAGCGTATAATAAAAGTCGATCATTACGTTCAAGTTAACATCTTCCACGGTATAGTTGCCGTATTGGTGAATAATACACTCTGCTTTTTCCAGatacttttcttttgtttGTGGTGCCCACCAGTCGACCAGATTTCCGTTTTTATCGAACTGCCTGCCCTGATCATCGAAGCCATGCGTTATTTCGTGGCCAATAACGAAACCGATAGCGCCATAATTCATATACCTTGGTCGATCGTTACTAAAGAAAGCACCTTGCAAGATACCAGCGGGAAATTCTGCAAAAGCATTATACAAACGTTATCGTCTCTTTGGTATCAGTCAACGATTTATTACGAAATTATCATTCCATCGACTTTTATAAAACGATACTCACGTATACTATTCTCGATGGACGAATAAAAAGCATTAACGATGGCGGGTCTTCCGTGAGTTACCCAGTCGGTCTTGTTCACAGGTTTTCTCAGTTTACTGAAAGAATACTCGACCCCGAATAAAGTCAGATTTAAGATACCTTCTAGGTAATTATCTGTCGTTAATTCCAGTTTCTCGTAAAATTTCTCCAGTTTCTTGTCGTCCAGTAATTCGTCGGGGTAGGCGATGTGACTGGACATGCTGGCTGCTTTGTTCAGAGCActctttctcgtttcttcgtcCATCCAATCAACCTAAAGAACGTCAAATTAtctttaaattgaaaaatttggaaGCACTCATCGTGGTATTGTAGGTGGAAGCGATAAGTCTTCTCATCTGAAACAAACATACCTTTTTGAGTATCTTAGTGAATTCTTGCCTAATATCAGCCACCATGTCTACAGCGTTTTTCTTGGCATCCTCTTTGAAGTATTTCCTAACGTACATCGCGCCGACGCTTATGGCCAAGCTACTGGAAACTGTATCGATGCACTCCTTCCATCTGGGTTCTCTCTCCGTTTTTCCGCTTAACGCCGTGGAATATTGCAGTTGTCTCTTGCGAATTTCGTCCGTGAGATAGCTTACAGAAGATGCGGCTGCTCTCCACATCACATAGTTAGCTTGTACTCTTTTCGGCGTGGTGGctaataatttttccaagctTGTGATGTAATTTGGAACGCTAACGATCACGACTTCCTCTTCGTCTACTTGAGCACTAGTCGCCAGAAGAGTGTTGAAGTATTCCTTCCACGGGATACTGGAATAGGTCTTGGATAACTCTCGTATCGTCATGGGGTTGTAGAGCAGAGTAGCGTTGCGACGTTTTTCATTCGGCAAAGAAATCTGCAGAATCAGCGTTATATTCGACTCGTTAATCATTCCGTgttgttttgtatattaacaTACGATTTGATTTAACAACTAACGTACATTGGCAAGTTTCATCTCAAATTCCAACGACTCCTTCAATTCAGTTTTTGCATCGGTTTTATTTGCTCCAAGAATTACCGCGATATCGACCATGTAGCTGTAGTAGGCTTGCACGATTTTATCGTCGAAACCTTTGGATAAATATTCGCGCGATAATCCAAGGGCTGCTTGATCCAACTGCaagaaaaaaacattttcaaattccaCAGAAACAAGattcttaaatattaaatttcaaatcaTCACATTACAAATCGTCTATTCATTTGGCAAACAAAATTACAATTAGCAAGAAACGCGTTTAAACTTAgataaatattgaattataattgtaaatgtaatttgaattttcaagCAATAATTACCATTGCAAAATTCCGCTAAACGGTACAATCTTTAAGGAAAGTTAAATTTGCACGAACAATTCGCGCGTTTGACTTCTACGTTTCGTCGATGTGACTCTGTTTGAGAACGATTTCACGTTGGCTCGAGAGATTAAAGTTTTACGGGCACGCGTAAAGATTGAAAATTCGTTCTGATACGTACGTCGATTGTTCGTTTCGTGCTGTTTTTCAGATCAACGCCGATACTGAAATCTATAAAGTAGTCGACAGAGTAACCCATCTCGCGGAATTTGTACACCGACTCCTTCCAGTTAAACTCATTTTCGTTCCACTGGTCACCTTCCAACACAGGCCAGCCACCGAGCTTTTGCAAAATGTTGAGCAAAGGGTCTAAACCTTGCTGCTCGATGACCGCtgaaataattacattttccAATCTGAGTATCTTATTTAATAGctgctaaaaaaaaaaaaaattccgtAATCACCCGACCACATATTTTCTCAATCCGTTTTATGTTCTTATTTGTTTCTTCCGCTAACTAAGATACGTCCTGCGATTACCGTTTAACATTTTCCACATACATTTTACTTGCTTATTGCAAGCAGGAGATAACCAATCCaagtacatatgtatgtactcACTCTTGTTCATGCAAGCCTTGTATAAATTCTTGGCGAGTCTGAACGGTTTCGGTTCATCCGGTGAACTTTTCTCCTCGATACTGGCTCTTAGCTGGTTCTGCAGCTCGTCGCTAATTTCAGTGAACGTGTTTACGCTGGTCTTGTCATCCGGGATGATGGTAGACTTGAGAAAACCACCGCAAGCGAAATCGTAAAAGTCGTCGCACGGTTCTACCTCGGAATCCATGTTCTTCAACAATCTAGCGGCTAAAGTTTCACGATTTAGCGCTATTAGTAAAATTACTTTCGTGTCGTAATGAAATAGTACAGCGGTAGACAACCGAAATGAACATTCGCGACGATAAAACTTTTAGAAACGTTTGCAACCTTAATATTTATGAtctttatgtaaatttcaaCATAAagatgttaaaaaaaaaaaaaaaaaatggaaattcaGTTGAAAAGATGCTACCTGAAAGTTGAAAAGTAAACTACCTGTTACGGTTATCTAGGTCGACCGGATTGGCTAAAAGTTTTATCGCGACGAATAATTTTGTCGAagtcgatgaaatttttactAACCCGTATGGATACATTCTTTCGTGTAACATACGTCCTCGTCACAGCCGGATCCTTTGTCAATGACATGAACGCCTTTGTTCCGTTGATATCCATTTAGGGCATCGGCTGTGGATGGTAATCCCTCTGAGTTAACAGGATCTACTCTCGTGCAGGCGCAGATGCAGGTGCAGTTGCAACACAAAAATAATGCAGGACCACGATGTTAATGATTGTTAGTGCCGATCGTTTTTTAAGCCATGATAACAAGCAATCTTATCGTCTAACAGAGTACGGATTTCtactattaaattttatttctattgcATTTACATAGTGCTGTACCGTATATTCGTAAAGTCCTATTTTTCACCAGGAGAAGAATCATTCAAGATGAATGCAAGATACGAAAGCGCTTTCCACGTATCGTATCCACCTGTAACGAGTAGCTAAAAGAGCGGTCTCGAAGAGTATCTCGAGTGATAAGAAGGTGTGGCAGAATAAATACGCTCGTTCGAGAACGAGGAACGTAAAGCGATCTAACCGTTAAACCCCGTCTAACCAGTGGCGTGTCTCTACGTTGTTCCAGTCGCTATTCGCTTCACAGTTTGAACGAACCTTCGTGCAAACACGTGCAACGCGATGCCGCTCAAAGTGTAATCGCAGTAATCAACCTTAAGCGATTGATCCATTCAAACGTGTACAACCACCTCCCCTATCAATCAACGCGAATTCATTGAAAAGCCTGCAACAACCGCGTTCGTCTACGGCGTTCGTTCCCTTTCTCGTTAAAAAGCATCGTTGTTCCTCCAGAGAAAGCGAGAATAGAGACGCGAGAAAAGGCTTCGCTAGTCGTTCGAAGGCTTACACATCTACGAAAGTCGAGATACTCCGACTGGATCGTAAAACCGATCGTTTTATTCTCATCGATCGACTTCATGACCGTtcgcgaagaagaaaaagaaacatcgTATCGGCGCCATCGTCTCGACGATTAGTTTCTAAAACATGATCGTTTGCCGATGATCCGTAAAAATATTCCGATGATTCATATTTGGTTGTTTCTTTAATGATGGCAGCGGGTGGTCGATCGATACTCGATCGAAAATATACAGATTGGAAAGCCGGGCTTCTTATTTAGTTCGCGGGCGTGGATCGCCGAAAAGCACGACCTGGCCCGGCTGAGTAACTCTCAAAACAATGATCACTTACCTCGATGCGTCAGAATCGGGACGCTCTTATTGACGTCACGACCTTTATACGTTAAATAACGCGTTTCGGATGTGATACGGTATATCCTTCGTCGGCCGATCGTTAtaacgaaagaaagaggaaatgTGTATTCGCGGATTCACCATACCGTATAAAGTTACGCGATTATCGCACGAGCAAGTCCGACTTACTCATATGATCGTAATATCTCGTAGACGAGAGAAGGGTAAGACGAGAGTGCTGTTTTTTGGGTTTGATTTCACGATTTATCTAGTACACGCTACGTTCAGATACGTTAAACGTTACGTAATATCCATTACGTGtatttttatcgatcgttCTTGGTCATCTACGGGTAGTGGTACGAAATTTGGCCATTTGAATCGCCAATGATACGCGTGGTCAGTTGGTACGTATTTCGTTTCGTATATGTGTCGAACTAGGAAAGAAATGGGGTAAGTTACGCAACGCACCTGTAGAAGGTAACGAAACTAAttaatacatacgtatatcCTTGGATAAATAGATTTTACATAACGACAACACGATATAAACATTCGTCAGGTACGGTTAGTAACGGCGATTAAGACTCTCCCGATGGTAGATCGATAGTTTAAACTAAATTACTACGATTCCAAAGGCTAGGACGACGAAATTTaacgaaggaaaaaaagaacattAATATATCGACTTGTTTTATGCAACAATACGATATTTCGAGAAACCAAGAGAAGCGCGTAGATTCGCAAGGATAAATCAACGTGAGAAAATAGGTCGCACGTGACACTATCTGTCAATGAAATTTATGACGACTCGATCGTAAGCCCGTTTGGTCAGCTTTCACGCGACTGAAAttcctttttaatattttctttcgacGTAGCCACGAAACCGTTATCAAACCGTTTCCTCGTGCAGGAGATCGAGAAGCTTGTCGCTTCCGAATTTTTATCGGTT encodes:
- the LOC126870980 gene encoding neprilysin-2 isoform X3 translates to MTNSMKQTVIKNPTWWKRRSTLERGLTVIAVCGVLLCIALAVALGVLAANTATCDASSRNDPVNSEGLPSTADALNGYQRNKGVHVIDKGSGCDEDVCYTKECIHTAARLLKNMDSEVEPCDDFYDFACGGFLKSTIIPDDKTSVNTFTEISDELQNQLRASIEEKSSPDEPKPFRLAKNLYKACMNKTVIEQQGLDPLLNILQKLGGWPVLEGDQWNENEFNWKESVYKFREMGYSVDYFIDFSIGVDLKNSTKRTIDLDQAALGLSREYLSKGFDDKIVQAYYSYMVDIAVILGANKTDAKTELKESLEFEMKLANISLPNEKRRNATLLYNPMTIRELSKTYSSIPWKEYFNTLLATSAQVDEEEVVIVSVPNYITSLEKLLATTPKRVQANYVMWRAAASSVSYLTDEIRKRQLQYSTALSGKTEREPRWKECIDTVSSSLAISVGAMYVRKYFKEDAKKNAVDMVADIRQEFTKILKKVDWMDEETRKSALNKAASMSSHIAYPDELLDDKKLEKFYEKLELTTDNYLEGILNLTLFGVEYSFSKLRKPVNKTDWVTHGRPAIVNAFYSSIENSIQFPAGILQGAFFSNDRPRYMNYGAIGFVIGHEITHGFDDQGRQFDKNGNLVDWWAPQTKEKYLEKAECIIHQYGNYTVEDVNLNLNGINTQGENIADNGGIKEAYLAYQEWVQRNHAEPKLPGLPYSPEQLFWISAANTWCSKYRPEAMKLRITTGFHSPGKFRVLGPLSNMEEFSKDFNCPLGSKMNPKKKCAVW
- the LOC126870980 gene encoding neprilysin-2 isoform X2 — encoded protein: MNPEQPDFSNARTLHFRTHDDGDNVKEESVRSDRGNIFDNVYKMTTIDRNPTWWKRRSTLERGLTVIAVCGVLLCIALAVALGVLAANTATCDASSRNADALNGYQRNKGVHVIDKGSGCDEDVCYTKECIHTAARLLKNMDSEVEPCDDFYDFACGGFLKSTIIPDDKTSVNTFTEISDELQNQLRASIEEKSSPDEPKPFRLAKNLYKACMNKTVIEQQGLDPLLNILQKLGGWPVLEGDQWNENEFNWKESVYKFREMGYSVDYFIDFSIGVDLKNSTKRTIDLDQAALGLSREYLSKGFDDKIVQAYYSYMVDIAVILGANKTDAKTELKESLEFEMKLANISLPNEKRRNATLLYNPMTIRELSKTYSSIPWKEYFNTLLATSAQVDEEEVVIVSVPNYITSLEKLLATTPKRVQANYVMWRAAASSVSYLTDEIRKRQLQYSTALSGKTEREPRWKECIDTVSSSLAISVGAMYVRKYFKEDAKKNAVDMVADIRQEFTKILKKVDWMDEETRKSALNKAASMSSHIAYPDELLDDKKLEKFYEKLELTTDNYLEGILNLTLFGVEYSFSKLRKPVNKTDWVTHGRPAIVNAFYSSIENSIQFPAGILQGAFFSNDRPRYMNYGAIGFVIGHEITHGFDDQGRQFDKNGNLVDWWAPQTKEKYLEKAECIIHQYGNYTVEDVNLNLNGINTQGENIADNGGIKEAYLAYQEWVQRNHAEPKLPGLPYSPEQLFWISAANTWCSKYRPEAMKLRITTGFHSPGKFRVLGPLSNMEEFSKDFNCPLGSKMNPKKKCAVW
- the LOC126870980 gene encoding neprilysin-2 isoform X1; amino-acid sequence: MNPEQPDFSNARTLHFRTHDDGDNVKEESVRSDRGNIFDNVYKMTTIDRNPTWWKRRSTLERGLTVIAVCGVLLCIALAVALGVLAANTATCDASSRNDPVNSEGLPSTADALNGYQRNKGVHVIDKGSGCDEDVCYTKECIHTAARLLKNMDSEVEPCDDFYDFACGGFLKSTIIPDDKTSVNTFTEISDELQNQLRASIEEKSSPDEPKPFRLAKNLYKACMNKTVIEQQGLDPLLNILQKLGGWPVLEGDQWNENEFNWKESVYKFREMGYSVDYFIDFSIGVDLKNSTKRTIDLDQAALGLSREYLSKGFDDKIVQAYYSYMVDIAVILGANKTDAKTELKESLEFEMKLANISLPNEKRRNATLLYNPMTIRELSKTYSSIPWKEYFNTLLATSAQVDEEEVVIVSVPNYITSLEKLLATTPKRVQANYVMWRAAASSVSYLTDEIRKRQLQYSTALSGKTEREPRWKECIDTVSSSLAISVGAMYVRKYFKEDAKKNAVDMVADIRQEFTKILKKVDWMDEETRKSALNKAASMSSHIAYPDELLDDKKLEKFYEKLELTTDNYLEGILNLTLFGVEYSFSKLRKPVNKTDWVTHGRPAIVNAFYSSIENSIQFPAGILQGAFFSNDRPRYMNYGAIGFVIGHEITHGFDDQGRQFDKNGNLVDWWAPQTKEKYLEKAECIIHQYGNYTVEDVNLNLNGINTQGENIADNGGIKEAYLAYQEWVQRNHAEPKLPGLPYSPEQLFWISAANTWCSKYRPEAMKLRITTGFHSPGKFRVLGPLSNMEEFSKDFNCPLGSKMNPKKKCAVW